Proteins encoded within one genomic window of Candidatus Baltobacteraceae bacterium:
- a CDS encoding glycosyltransferase codes for MKRLLLIAYHFPPEPAAGALRPSYLAKYLPRFGWDVTVLTHALPDRPASPDVLEARVLGERFERSVRGALDGTDAQPGADRVSPLRRLLRWVKTTLYFPDRTAGWMPDAIVQGLRTTRSRQYDAVLSTAMPASVHVVGATVAALRGLPWIADYRDPWTGNQYAGWGPLQRRLQRALERLLLRRANRITTISPPIAALLGSIHGRHVNVIPNGADPDDWSDLEDCVPERFSLCYAGSMYDGHRTPQLLFEALAALRAAGDPAGDATVDCYGPNSDHVRSLARDYGIESIVAQHGTVPRHEALAAQRRASDLLVLLNMDESTSHELGSKIFEYAGAERPVIAFGPKTSVMREYLAQRAMGWFASDLAEATAALREAQRHFASGHRKLQLAPGAVFTAMDLAEAFAETLDAATMSPASSRGGPQSARAYQRSTR; via the coding sequence GTGAAACGTCTTCTCCTTATCGCGTATCACTTTCCACCGGAGCCGGCGGCCGGCGCATTGCGTCCCAGTTATCTCGCCAAATACTTGCCCCGGTTCGGATGGGACGTGACGGTGCTGACCCACGCGTTACCGGACCGCCCCGCGTCGCCTGACGTCCTCGAGGCGCGAGTACTCGGGGAGCGCTTCGAACGCTCGGTGCGCGGGGCGCTCGACGGCACCGATGCGCAACCGGGCGCCGATCGCGTTTCGCCGCTGCGTCGACTTTTGCGATGGGTGAAAACGACGCTCTATTTTCCCGACCGGACGGCTGGATGGATGCCCGATGCGATCGTGCAAGGTTTACGGACGACGCGCTCGCGGCAGTACGATGCCGTGCTGAGCACCGCCATGCCGGCTAGCGTGCACGTCGTCGGTGCGACCGTTGCGGCGCTGCGCGGACTTCCGTGGATTGCCGATTACCGCGATCCTTGGACCGGAAATCAATATGCGGGATGGGGACCGCTGCAGCGCCGTCTACAGCGCGCGCTCGAACGGTTGCTGCTTCGCCGGGCAAACCGGATAACGACGATCTCGCCGCCGATCGCGGCCCTGCTCGGCTCGATTCACGGGCGCCACGTTAACGTCATACCGAACGGCGCCGATCCCGACGACTGGAGCGACCTCGAAGATTGCGTTCCCGAGCGCTTCAGCCTTTGCTACGCGGGATCGATGTACGACGGTCATCGAACGCCGCAACTCCTGTTCGAGGCGCTTGCGGCATTGCGCGCCGCCGGCGATCCGGCGGGCGATGCAACCGTTGATTGTTACGGCCCCAATAGCGACCACGTCCGCTCGCTCGCGCGGGATTACGGAATCGAATCGATCGTTGCCCAGCACGGTACCGTGCCCCGGCACGAAGCGCTTGCAGCGCAGCGCCGCGCATCGGATCTCCTCGTCTTGCTCAACATGGACGAATCGACGTCGCACGAGCTAGGGAGCAAAATCTTCGAGTATGCCGGGGCGGAGCGCCCCGTTATTGCTTTCGGTCCGAAGACCAGCGTCATGCGTGAATACTTGGCCCAGCGCGCGATGGGATGGTTTGCGAGCGACCTCGCGGAGGCTACTGCGGCGTTGCGCGAAGCGCAACGGCATTTTGCGTCCGGTCACCGGAAGCTGCAACTCGCGCCCGGCGCCGTGTTTACGGCGATGGATCTCGCCGAAGCGTTTGCGGAAACGCTCGACGCCGCAACTATGTCGCCCGCTTCATCGCGCGGTGGTCCGCAGTCTGCGCGGGCGTACCAGCGATCAACGCGTTAG
- a CDS encoding acyltransferase, which yields MPVSKDVRLGTGVKIPHPDLVNLYGCAVGDETKVGAFVEIQKNAEIGARCKISSHSFVCEGVTIEDEVFIGHGVVFTNDLYPRATVGGKLQTEADWKCLATRVCRGASIGSGATILPNVTIGAGAIVGAGSVVTRDVPAGETVVGVPARPIRVLAK from the coding sequence ATGCCCGTCAGCAAGGATGTCCGGCTCGGCACCGGCGTGAAGATCCCGCATCCGGATCTGGTCAATCTCTACGGCTGCGCGGTCGGTGACGAAACCAAGGTCGGCGCATTCGTCGAGATTCAGAAAAATGCCGAGATCGGCGCGCGCTGCAAGATCTCTTCGCACTCGTTCGTCTGCGAAGGCGTGACCATCGAGGACGAGGTGTTTATCGGCCACGGCGTCGTTTTCACCAACGATCTCTATCCGCGTGCAACCGTTGGGGGCAAGCTGCAAACCGAAGCCGACTGGAAGTGCTTGGCCACCCGCGTGTGTCGCGGCGCTTCGATCGGAAGCGGTGCGACCATTTTGCCGAACGTCACCATCGGAGCGGGTGCGATTGTCGGCGCGGGATCCGTCGTCACGCGAGACGTTCCGGCCGGTGAGACGGTGGTGGGCGTCCCCGCGCGACCGATTCGCGTTCTCGCGAAATAG
- a CDS encoding glycosyltransferase family 4 protein, whose product MTSVHDPNDTRIAQKECATLASEGYEVVLVAPGQPERLPAGVRHVEIDRPNNRLRRFTRTIYAVYRAARQERADVYHFHDPELIGVGLALRLQGACVVFDVHEDVPRDIETKPWVPPPLRPIASAVAALILKAAERCFSAIVPATPSIATGFRHSNVVIVRNYPRLEDLVNDEQRAPFAARPMSALYLGSISVLRGVEQSVAAMADPCIPTGARLILAGPFESQELRARMMAIAGWNRVDYLGTVARTTIPSLLAGARMGLLLFQPAPNHDQAMPTKFFEYMAAGLPVIASRTLEAYRDIVTEHRCGILVDPANVREIAAAMTRLFEDPGQSAEMGARGRDAVFGRYEWANEARNLLGLYKGMIA is encoded by the coding sequence ATGACCTCGGTGCACGATCCCAATGACACGCGCATCGCGCAGAAAGAATGCGCGACGCTAGCAAGCGAGGGCTACGAAGTCGTACTCGTCGCACCCGGGCAGCCGGAGCGGCTCCCCGCCGGCGTCCGCCACGTCGAGATCGACCGTCCGAACAATCGGCTGCGGCGGTTCACGCGCACGATTTACGCAGTATATCGCGCCGCGCGTCAGGAGCGCGCCGACGTCTATCATTTTCACGATCCCGAGCTGATCGGCGTCGGACTAGCGTTGCGCCTTCAAGGCGCTTGCGTTGTCTTTGACGTGCACGAGGACGTACCGCGCGACATCGAGACCAAGCCGTGGGTGCCTCCGCCGCTGCGGCCGATCGCCAGCGCCGTCGCCGCGCTCATTCTCAAAGCGGCCGAGCGCTGCTTTAGTGCGATCGTTCCGGCGACCCCTTCGATCGCGACGGGCTTTCGTCACTCCAACGTCGTCATCGTGCGCAACTATCCGCGCCTCGAGGATCTCGTAAACGACGAGCAGCGGGCGCCGTTTGCGGCTCGGCCCATGAGCGCGCTCTATCTCGGCAGCATCTCCGTCCTGCGTGGCGTGGAGCAGTCCGTGGCCGCAATGGCCGATCCTTGCATTCCGACCGGGGCGCGGCTCATTCTCGCCGGGCCATTTGAAAGCCAAGAACTTCGCGCGCGGATGATGGCGATCGCGGGTTGGAACCGGGTCGACTACTTGGGAACCGTAGCGCGCACAACGATTCCATCCCTTCTGGCCGGCGCACGAATGGGATTGCTGCTCTTTCAGCCGGCCCCCAATCACGATCAGGCGATGCCGACGAAGTTTTTCGAGTACATGGCGGCCGGGTTGCCGGTAATCGCGTCGCGTACGCTGGAAGCGTATCGCGACATCGTAACGGAGCACCGATGCGGCATTCTCGTCGATCCCGCGAACGTCCGCGAGATAGCCGCTGCGATGACGCGGCTCTTTGAGGATCCCGGACAGTCTGCCGAAATGGGCGCCCGCGGGCGCGACGCGGTCTTCGGACGGTATGAATGGGCCAACGAAGCCCGCAACCTGCTCGGACTGTACAAGGGGATGATCGCGTGA
- a CDS encoding glycosyltransferase family 2 protein translates to MKVTAIVPTYNEERSIGECLTGLLQQRGVDDYEIVVVDGHSRDRTVDVVRSFPEFGTKIKLVENPRRFQVYAWNIGCRAAQGEYVVLISAHTVYGRHHFQRCLEAIERTGADAVGPVQMAHGEGSLGKAIAWCMSSPLGIGNARFRFTQEEEEVDSVFSMFFRRDMWEKLGGFDERVAFDEDAEFSYRMREAGAKIVVSPAIAVRYAVRGSLRGLSRQMFCYGYWRRFTQLLHPKDIPLRVLAPPALVAGLALSVLLLATPIRFLAPVLPLIYASYVLVGVAGAVPKLGLVSGANVCAVLPCMHLSYGLGFWRALMSPEQRMLFGHTASRSALL, encoded by the coding sequence GTGAAAGTGACCGCAATAGTTCCTACATACAACGAAGAGCGCTCGATCGGCGAGTGCCTGACGGGCTTGTTGCAGCAGCGCGGCGTGGACGACTACGAGATCGTCGTCGTAGATGGGCACAGCCGGGATCGCACGGTCGACGTGGTGCGCAGCTTTCCGGAGTTCGGGACGAAAATCAAGCTGGTCGAAAATCCGAGGCGCTTTCAAGTGTACGCGTGGAATATCGGCTGTCGCGCCGCCCAAGGCGAATACGTCGTGCTCATCAGCGCTCACACGGTGTACGGCCGGCACCATTTTCAGCGTTGTCTGGAAGCCATAGAACGGACCGGTGCCGACGCCGTTGGTCCCGTACAAATGGCGCACGGTGAGGGGTCGCTGGGCAAGGCGATCGCCTGGTGCATGAGTTCGCCGCTCGGCATCGGCAACGCGCGCTTCCGCTTCACGCAGGAAGAGGAAGAAGTCGACTCGGTGTTCAGCATGTTTTTCCGGCGCGATATGTGGGAGAAGCTCGGCGGATTCGACGAGCGCGTCGCGTTCGACGAAGACGCCGAGTTCAGCTATCGGATGCGCGAGGCGGGAGCCAAAATCGTCGTTTCGCCCGCCATCGCGGTGAGGTATGCCGTTCGCGGCTCGCTGCGCGGACTTTCGCGCCAGATGTTCTGTTACGGGTACTGGCGCCGCTTCACGCAGCTGCTCCATCCCAAGGACATTCCATTGCGGGTTCTCGCGCCTCCCGCGCTCGTCGCCGGCCTCGCGCTGTCGGTCTTACTGCTCGCGACGCCGATTCGTTTTCTGGCGCCGGTGCTGCCGCTGATCTACGCCAGCTACGTGCTGGTCGGCGTTGCCGGGGCAGTTCCCAAACTGGGACTTGTTTCCGGCGCGAACGTTTGCGCGGTGCTGCCGTGCATGCACCTTTCCTACGGATTGGGATTCTGGCGAGCGCTAATGTCGCCGGAGCAGAGGATGCTTTTCGGTCACACGGCCTCTCGCAGCGCCCTTTTATAG
- a CDS encoding glycosyltransferase family 4 protein, with translation MRVLVITKDFPAPGQPVAGIFVLAQMQALQRLGHEILVTRVVPHAPAWSGKWRAYRAIPGRYEIEGIPVETIRAFFPPRMVAMEYLPLQVHSALSAIVSRFRPDIVHAHALIPSGQIAIRQGLPTVLTAHGSDAYDWPWRRAGLRRAAAEGVAGAAVVVAVSEFIRGHVRALFERDVDVIYNGADEALFGSLDRGRARGELGLDTNRRVIAFAGRPAASKGAFDLIDVTARLHDHNPVVLLAGLDASDRDVASAIASRGVDARLCGMLDRAGIARMHAAADVFCLPSYREGLPLAVCEAMLAGKPVVATTVGGIPEIVTSGVHGYLLAPGDRDGLERHLRTLLADPALVARMGARARDFALEHLTWQANARSYDALYKRALREAV, from the coding sequence ATGCGCGTGCTCGTCATCACCAAGGATTTTCCGGCCCCAGGGCAGCCGGTCGCGGGAATCTTCGTGCTCGCACAGATGCAGGCGTTGCAGCGCTTGGGGCACGAGATTCTCGTGACTCGGGTGGTGCCGCACGCGCCCGCATGGAGCGGCAAGTGGCGAGCGTATCGGGCGATTCCCGGCCGCTACGAAATCGAGGGCATTCCCGTCGAGACGATTCGCGCGTTTTTTCCGCCGCGAATGGTTGCTATGGAATACCTGCCCCTGCAAGTCCACTCGGCGTTGAGCGCGATCGTGAGCCGCTTCCGGCCGGACATCGTTCACGCGCACGCGCTCATCCCGTCCGGCCAAATCGCGATACGGCAAGGACTGCCGACCGTGCTCACGGCGCACGGCAGCGATGCCTACGACTGGCCGTGGCGGCGCGCAGGCTTGCGCCGGGCCGCGGCCGAGGGCGTCGCTGGAGCGGCCGTCGTGGTCGCTGTGAGCGAGTTCATTCGCGGCCACGTTCGCGCGCTTTTCGAGCGCGACGTCGACGTCATTTACAACGGCGCCGATGAAGCGTTGTTCGGATCTCTCGATCGGGGACGCGCGCGCGGCGAGCTCGGCCTCGATACCAACCGGCGGGTTATCGCTTTCGCGGGCCGCCCCGCGGCAAGCAAGGGCGCGTTCGATTTAATCGACGTTACGGCCCGATTGCACGATCACAATCCCGTTGTCTTGTTGGCGGGTCTGGACGCGTCGGATCGTGACGTCGCCTCGGCGATCGCATCGCGCGGCGTCGACGCGCGTCTGTGTGGAATGCTCGATCGCGCCGGAATCGCGCGGATGCACGCCGCCGCCGACGTGTTCTGCCTTCCCAGTTACCGCGAAGGGCTTCCATTGGCCGTCTGCGAGGCAATGCTGGCCGGAAAACCCGTCGTCGCGACCACGGTCGGAGGTATTCCCGAAATCGTTACGAGCGGCGTCCATGGCTATCTGCTGGCTCCCGGTGACCGCGATGGTCTGGAGCGGCACTTGCGGACGCTGCTTGCGGATCCGGCTCTCGTGGCGCGCATGGGTGCGCGCGCGCGCGACTTCGCGCTCGAACACCTCACATGGCAGGCGAACGCGCGCTCTTACGACGCGCTCTATAAAAGGGCGCTGCGAGAGGCCGTGTGA
- a CDS encoding formyltransferase family protein, whose amino-acid sequence MLRTVFVGYENRLNRLVAHWLAQRTDLQGCVWIPTTTQWKGSKRGRRDFFAKRVRRRGLLRAVDEAAFHLLYHATAGRSHNSRDANALIDEYWRQVGFHSWGPFLSTASVNDPRVLHYLDLLKPDVIFSHCIHEYFGKSLREKASQGVFLWHVGVMPEYKGLYPPFWTLYNGDYGNFGYTLFRLNDRIDEGEIFAQGRIANVDVRRDNHHLIEHKAILASLPDVQRLIKELEAGTARPIDRQGAKTGYYSYPGLTDYVKQRLTVRRNGASPPPQLASERS is encoded by the coding sequence ATGCTTCGGACTGTCTTCGTCGGTTACGAAAACCGCCTCAACCGGCTTGTAGCCCACTGGCTGGCTCAACGCACAGACCTTCAGGGATGCGTCTGGATCCCGACGACCACCCAGTGGAAAGGATCCAAACGCGGGCGGCGCGATTTCTTTGCCAAGCGAGTGCGCCGGCGCGGCTTGTTGCGCGCAGTCGACGAAGCGGCCTTCCACTTGCTTTATCATGCAACTGCAGGGCGGTCGCATAACAGCCGGGACGCCAACGCGCTCATCGACGAGTATTGGCGCCAGGTCGGGTTTCACAGTTGGGGGCCCTTCTTGAGCACCGCCAGCGTCAACGATCCGCGCGTGCTGCACTATCTCGACTTGCTCAAGCCCGACGTCATCTTTTCCCACTGCATCCACGAGTACTTCGGTAAGTCGCTCCGCGAGAAAGCAAGCCAGGGAGTTTTCTTGTGGCACGTCGGCGTCATGCCCGAATATAAAGGCTTGTATCCGCCGTTCTGGACGCTGTACAACGGCGATTACGGGAACTTCGGCTACACGCTCTTCCGTTTAAATGATCGAATCGACGAGGGCGAGATTTTTGCCCAGGGCCGCATCGCCAACGTCGACGTTAGACGCGACAACCATCACCTCATCGAACACAAGGCCATCCTCGCGAGCTTACCCGACGTGCAGCGCCTCATCAAAGAACTCGAAGCAGGCACGGCTCGACCGATCGATCGGCAGGGTGCAAAGACCGGCTACTATTCTTATCCCGGACTTACCGATTACGTAAAGCAACGCTTAACGGTCCGCCGCAACGGCGCTTCCCCGCCTCCTCAATTGGCAAGCGAACGCTCGTAA
- a CDS encoding D-glucuronyl C5-epimerase family protein, producing MKTPLSVRPRPVRLLRSFFPTDWAMKRRYRMPSADPGQPYYIYYPSGLELDRPWPEVSFGADGVVTTAQGRNPVTVAQYALYSHERSLRSVPGSEQAFVSQIRYLRDVQREDGAYTYASAAPEYLAPPGYLSAMAQGVAASALVRGYTATGDSAYRDAAINALKPLKLDVAGGGAAFLREGSVFFEEVASAQPCHILNGHLFAAFGLWDILRLGAGDAELHALHERSIETLLQWLPLYDASGWSYYQLAVRDANTRHLAHMSYHQLHIAQLRVYAAMTGRDAFAATANRWEAALRDVRARARVWLDSAAWLVETTRAHSGLSRRGPWRPIPVVTSQTAIERR from the coding sequence ATGAAGACACCCCTGTCGGTGCGTCCGCGACCGGTGCGCTTGCTGCGCAGTTTCTTTCCCACGGACTGGGCGATGAAGCGCCGCTATCGCATGCCTTCGGCCGATCCCGGGCAGCCGTACTACATCTATTATCCAAGCGGATTGGAACTCGATCGTCCGTGGCCGGAGGTTTCCTTTGGCGCCGACGGCGTCGTGACCACCGCTCAGGGACGAAACCCCGTCACGGTCGCGCAGTACGCATTGTATTCGCACGAGCGTTCGTTGAGAAGCGTTCCCGGCAGCGAGCAAGCGTTCGTTTCGCAGATTCGGTACCTTCGCGACGTTCAACGCGAAGACGGTGCGTACACGTACGCCTCCGCCGCTCCCGAGTACCTCGCGCCGCCCGGATATCTCTCGGCTATGGCCCAGGGCGTCGCCGCGTCGGCACTCGTTCGCGGCTACACCGCAACGGGCGATAGCGCGTATCGCGATGCCGCGATCAACGCGCTCAAGCCCTTGAAACTCGACGTCGCCGGCGGCGGCGCCGCCTTCCTTCGCGAGGGAAGCGTTTTTTTCGAGGAGGTCGCGAGCGCGCAGCCCTGTCATATTCTCAACGGGCATCTGTTCGCGGCGTTCGGCTTGTGGGACATTCTACGCCTCGGAGCCGGTGACGCCGAGCTGCACGCGCTTCACGAACGCTCGATCGAAACGCTGCTTCAATGGCTACCGCTCTACGACGCGTCGGGCTGGTCGTACTACCAGCTGGCCGTGCGCGACGCCAACACGCGTCACCTCGCGCATATGTCGTACCATCAGTTACATATCGCTCAGCTGCGCGTCTATGCCGCGATGACCGGTCGGGACGCGTTTGCGGCGACCGCGAACCGCTGGGAAGCGGCGCTGCGCGACGTGCGTGCGCGGGCGCGCGTGTGGCTGGACAGCGCTGCTTGGCTCGTCGAGACGACTCGCGCGCACTCCGGACTATCTCGGCGAGGACCCTGGCGGCCGATACCAGTCGTGACCTCGCAGACGGCTATCGAAAGGCGATAA
- a CDS encoding putative glycoside hydrolase, which produces MRHVAKQNATAGSTLDGQIVALITGGFTIQIVSGCGTDTSKLHIYTNASTTMSGPAPAVKRYAEITPASGTCRTSLTAAAVTISMTIPTNSTPVPSTPAPSPTSSPTIAPPTPAPSGSPIPLQTSKVTHVSTIASLFTGGFLLNPTGSAGYMHVYTSSSTSYTTGAPSVGLYVQATGTGPNTGFTGSYVTLYTSAPSSVTVSGAVVAATPYGFTLNAGSSYPAVPIVMNGLTVVAGAQLTAGSVVKVTGMGDAGAAVVAQQVVVSAPVTAATPTPAPIAQKHVLTGDYLGAPYGTTAVAWSAAAPYLNWAQVNSQNATAISAAGIKTQAYSDPNTTSNAGDNLFTSDESTFAHDCSGNRISYPYDNVTMYQMNVGSASMQTLFANSVAHTQALGHFDAVFEDNAGPLVGQNVLPCNYSDAQWLQYGLALNQVSPAPVIFNGLSNLNGHDVSLSLGLLSSSNTMGGNFEHCYSDTATPKMGGWLWQATENTEIDVAARNKLFECMLRNATAASSSTDARTYALASFLLTYNPATSILWEEFATPSGLHVEPESQLVLLEPKVAAPASVASLQQTGGTYGREYGQCFYAGKFVGPCAVVVNPDVASSHPFPYPQYTHTLVLSGGGILDGGTVSMTGGPPPVSLPASEAAIVFP; this is translated from the coding sequence ATGCGACACGTCGCCAAGCAGAATGCGACCGCCGGTTCGACGCTCGACGGACAGATCGTGGCGCTCATTACGGGCGGCTTCACGATTCAAATCGTGTCGGGCTGCGGAACGGATACGTCGAAACTGCACATCTATACGAACGCATCCACGACGATGAGCGGGCCGGCGCCGGCCGTCAAGCGTTACGCGGAAATAACGCCGGCGAGCGGAACCTGCAGGACGTCGCTAACGGCTGCCGCCGTCACAATCTCGATGACGATCCCGACCAACTCGACACCCGTTCCCTCTACACCCGCTCCTTCACCGACGTCGTCGCCGACGATAGCGCCGCCCACGCCGGCGCCAAGCGGATCGCCGATTCCATTACAGACGAGCAAGGTTACGCACGTCAGCACGATCGCTAGCCTTTTCACCGGCGGTTTCCTACTCAATCCCACGGGCAGCGCCGGCTACATGCACGTCTACACGAGTTCGTCGACGTCCTATACGACCGGCGCCCCGTCGGTCGGCCTGTACGTGCAAGCAACCGGAACCGGACCGAACACCGGCTTTACGGGCAGCTACGTGACGCTCTATACGAGCGCTCCCTCAAGCGTCACGGTTTCCGGCGCGGTCGTTGCCGCTACGCCCTATGGGTTCACACTTAATGCCGGCTCGAGCTATCCGGCGGTTCCGATCGTCATGAACGGTTTGACCGTGGTTGCGGGGGCCCAACTCACGGCCGGTTCGGTGGTTAAGGTCACCGGAATGGGCGACGCCGGCGCAGCGGTGGTCGCGCAGCAAGTCGTCGTGAGCGCGCCGGTAACGGCTGCAACGCCAACACCCGCGCCCATCGCGCAGAAGCACGTCTTGACCGGAGACTACCTCGGAGCACCCTATGGCACCACGGCGGTAGCGTGGTCGGCAGCGGCACCGTATCTCAACTGGGCTCAGGTGAACTCCCAGAACGCTACGGCCATTTCGGCCGCAGGCATCAAGACGCAGGCGTATTCCGATCCGAATACGACGTCGAATGCGGGCGACAATCTCTTCACGTCCGACGAATCGACCTTCGCCCACGACTGCAGCGGCAACCGAATCTCGTATCCCTACGACAATGTGACGATGTATCAAATGAACGTCGGTTCTGCGTCAATGCAGACGCTTTTTGCGAACTCGGTCGCGCACACGCAAGCGTTGGGACACTTTGACGCAGTGTTTGAAGATAACGCGGGACCCCTCGTGGGGCAGAACGTCCTTCCCTGTAACTACAGCGATGCCCAATGGCTGCAGTACGGGCTAGCGCTCAATCAAGTATCGCCGGCTCCCGTCATCTTCAACGGTCTCTCGAACCTCAACGGCCACGACGTTTCGCTGTCGTTGGGATTGCTTTCGTCGAGCAACACCATGGGCGGCAACTTCGAGCACTGCTACTCCGATACCGCGACGCCGAAGATGGGCGGCTGGCTCTGGCAAGCGACGGAGAACACCGAGATCGACGTCGCCGCTCGGAATAAGCTCTTTGAGTGCATGCTCCGTAACGCAACCGCCGCGTCGTCCTCGACCGACGCCAGAACCTACGCGCTGGCATCGTTTCTGCTGACGTACAATCCGGCCACGAGCATCCTGTGGGAAGAGTTCGCGACGCCGTCCGGCTTGCACGTGGAACCCGAGTCGCAGCTGGTCTTACTAGAACCGAAGGTGGCCGCGCCGGCCAGCGTCGCATCGCTGCAGCAAACGGGCGGCACTTACGGGCGCGAATACGGTCAGTGTTTCTATGCGGGTAAGTTCGTAGGCCCGTGTGCGGTGGTCGTGAATCCCGACGTCGCCTCGAGCCACCCGTTCCCGTACCCGCAATACACCCATACGCTGGTGCTCAGCGGCGGCGGCATCCTCGACGGAGGGACCGTGTCGATGACGGGGGGGCCGCCGCCGGTGTCGTTGCCGGCAAGCGAGGCGGCGATCGTCTTCCCGTAG
- a CDS encoding response regulator transcription factor, with protein sequence MIAPVTNVIRLYVIEGQVLFGKALCQVFSLEPDVQIVGDSDCVSAPALTKARPDLILLDLDGSAVELTEALTLCRESVPQARVCVLSMRPQPEIMQRCLAAGAEGYIIKDITPAELMRAVKMVAAGETYVDPRVAGGLLRRRSMSNGRPDLDELSVRETEVIRLIAEGLSNKEISARLNLSEKTVKNHISRIFSKLNIYARAQAAVHAIKMGLV encoded by the coding sequence GTGATAGCACCCGTCACCAACGTAATCCGGCTGTACGTTATCGAAGGCCAGGTGCTTTTTGGGAAAGCACTTTGTCAAGTTTTTTCACTGGAACCGGACGTCCAAATCGTGGGCGACTCCGACTGCGTCTCAGCCCCCGCGCTGACCAAAGCGCGTCCGGACCTCATTCTGCTCGATCTCGACGGCAGCGCCGTCGAGCTAACCGAGGCGCTGACACTGTGTCGCGAATCCGTACCGCAGGCGCGCGTATGCGTGCTTTCGATGCGCCCGCAGCCCGAGATCATGCAGCGCTGCCTTGCCGCTGGAGCGGAAGGGTACATCATCAAGGACATCACGCCCGCCGAACTCATGCGAGCCGTGAAAATGGTTGCGGCAGGCGAAACCTACGTCGATCCGCGCGTTGCCGGCGGATTGCTGCGTCGACGCAGCATGTCCAACGGCCGTCCGGATCTCGACGAACTGTCGGTTCGGGAAACCGAAGTGATTCGTTTGATCGCCGAGGGGCTCTCCAACAAAGAAATCAGCGCGAGATTGAACCTGTCGGAGAAGACGGTTAAGAATCACATCAGCCGGATCTTCTCGAAACTGAACATCTACGCGCGCGCTCAGGCAGCGGTGCACGCGATCAAGATGGGACTGGTTTAA
- a CDS encoding DegT/DnrJ/EryC1/StrS aminotransferase family protein, with product MRDAFLPYCRPDVGDAEIEAVASSMRNGWLTTGPQTAAFERAFAQASGVPYAVALNSCTAGIHVVLAALGVGPGDEVVMPSLTFAAGAQCTLELGAIPVFCDVEADTFSASVRTIAAVVTRRTKVIVAMPYGGRPQNVSEIVAYARERGIAIIEDAAHAAGMLDRGKWSGVLSDAAIYSFYATKNLATGEGGMLVTHDEALADRVRRLSLHGMSRDAWKRYTDRGSWRYDILEPGYKYNISDLASSIGLVQLERLPEMQARRDAIARRYMERLSGLAGLGFQRACDDRSDRHSWCMFAVTLDPEAGIERDTFIDAMREQNIGTSVHYIPTHLFTAYRDLPRRELPNTEVLGARLVSLPLYPTMTDRDVDDVVDAVHAVYSRELKPVPS from the coding sequence ATGCGTGACGCCTTCTTGCCTTACTGCCGGCCCGACGTCGGCGACGCCGAGATCGAGGCGGTTGCGAGTTCGATGCGCAACGGCTGGCTTACGACCGGGCCCCAGACGGCGGCGTTCGAGCGGGCTTTTGCGCAGGCGAGCGGCGTCCCTTACGCCGTCGCGCTCAATAGTTGCACGGCGGGGATTCACGTCGTTCTCGCGGCGCTCGGCGTCGGTCCGGGCGACGAGGTCGTCATGCCCTCGCTCACCTTCGCTGCGGGGGCGCAATGCACACTGGAGCTTGGCGCTATTCCGGTCTTTTGCGACGTCGAAGCCGATACGTTTTCGGCAAGCGTTCGCACGATCGCGGCCGTCGTCACGCGGCGCACGAAGGTTATCGTCGCGATGCCCTACGGCGGACGGCCACAGAACGTATCGGAGATCGTCGCTTACGCGCGCGAGCGCGGAATCGCGATCATCGAAGACGCAGCGCACGCCGCCGGCATGCTCGATCGCGGCAAGTGGTCCGGCGTATTGAGCGACGCGGCGATTTATAGTTTTTATGCGACCAAGAACCTCGCTACCGGCGAAGGCGGCATGCTCGTCACCCACGACGAGGCGTTGGCCGATCGCGTGCGCCGGCTATCCCTGCACGGCATGAGCCGGGATGCGTGGAAGCGCTACACCGACCGCGGGTCTTGGCGCTACGACATCCTCGAGCCCGGCTACAAGTACAACATCAGCGACCTCGCTTCGAGCATCGGACTCGTCCAACTCGAGCGCCTGCCGGAAATGCAGGCGCGCCGCGACGCGATCGCTCGCCGCTATATGGAACGACTGTCCGGTCTTGCCGGCCTAGGATTCCAACGCGCGTGTGACGACCGTTCCGACCGCCACAGCTGGTGCATGTTCGCCGTTACCCTCGACCCGGAAGCGGGTATCGAGCGCGATACGTTCATCGACGCGATGCGGGAGCAAAATATCGGAACGAGCGTGCATTACATTCCGACGCACCTCTTCACGGCCTACCGCGACCTGCCGCGACGCGAACTGCCCAATACTGAAGTATTGGGAGCCCGCCTCGTTTCGTTGCCCTTGTATCCTACGATGACCGATCGCGACGTGGACGACGTCGTAGACGCCGTACACGCCGTTTACAGCCGAGAACTTAAACCAGTCCCATCTTGA